In the Arachis ipaensis cultivar K30076 chromosome B04, Araip1.1, whole genome shotgun sequence genome, aaataatttgatgattaatttttaatttgctggtagatgtttttttttcttttacgcaATTCATGACTTTTGTTTGGAAATAACATAACACCATGATGGCTTACTAAAAAAAAACATGATGATGTGATTATGCGAAGAGAATAGCGATAGtgaaagagaaagaggaagatgGCATCATCGGTGGCGAAGAACATTCTCAAATCGATCAGAGAGAAAGGTTTCGGCGCCTTCCTCAGACAGCTCAAAGATGAAGGCTACCTGTTTGttcccttttcctttttatttcctTCCACAAATTCTTCGCTTCCATGGATTTTGTTGCCTtttattttagggttttttgttgTTCTTTCAATTCTTCTCACAATCTTCAACTCACTACTTCTCTGTTCTCATTTCACATTTCACATTTCAGGAGGTGCCTTCCGGACGGAAATCTCTTGTAAGTCAATTACTCTGCTTTGATCTTTTGCTTTATCATCTTTTCGAATCCAGAAAAACTTAGTCTTAATTGGATAGCTATGAATTGTTTTAGTCTATAGGCTTTTCTTGCTGCTGCTTACATATTATTCAAGAAAAGATAGTTTTTGTAGAGATTCGTTTAGATGCAATTGAAGAAGGCTCCTCCAATATTCACACTGTATTTCAGCTCCATCATCATTAGGTTGTTTATTAATCAATCTGTTGAATTGTATCATGAAGTGTGTGATTGTGATTATCTAAGGGAATGTGAGAGTGAGAAGTGTTTCTTTTAAGCTTACAAGCTTCAATGTTCAAACTACAAAGACATGCACACAACAGATTCTGGTTTTACACCGATACTCATTTCTAGTTCCTCTCCAAATTCCCTGAATTTCCAAGATTTCTTTTCTCTTATTATTTTGCCCTAGTGACAggctctttttttttgcaagtcAATTCTTGTGTTGTTTTTATTACTTTCATTTATCAGAGTGATTATTTTAGTTACTAAAAGAAAGGGTTCATCTGCATTACAAGTAAATATTATCATCAATGTTACTGCCTCAAGTGTATCTTAAACTAAGAATGCACgtcaagaaagaaaaaaaattctactTGTTTACAGTAGCTAGAGATGATGATGGGATTGAAACCAGTTGGAAACCAAAATTTCATAAACTGGTGTAAACTGGTTTTTATGTTGAAACCGGTTTGCCTTATGTCAATGTGGTTCAATTTTGGTTTTCAAACCATTCATAGTGGTTTGGTGTGGTTTTTATTTGGTTATTAGAAATATCAAACCAGGTCCATCCCTGTATGCCAGTATTTTTTTGCCTGTCAATCTAATTTTGTCTGAATTTATGTAGGCAAACCAAGATCCATAATATTGGTGCAACGCTTGTTGGTGTTGACAAATTCGGTAACAAGTATTATGAGAAACTTGAAAACACACAATATGGTTAGTTTCAGCTCCCTGCTGTCTGTCTCTCAAGTGTGCATATGTATAAGGGTTTAAGAATTACACATGGCTGAAAGCAGTGAAAATAAACCCTTAAAGTGCATATAGGTAGGAATGACCTTGTTCTTAGGTAACAACAGTAACATAAACATTATGGTTGCTACACATAGCAACCTGACTATGACATAGTGAACAAGAAAAGGATATGGTGAAAATGCTATGGCTTTCTTAATACTGCCCGGAAAATGACAGTTCTGTTCTACTGTCCTTTGATGGCCCATACAACAATTACACGTTACAGTTCGGCAAGAGTTAAAGTGGGTTGTGTGCTAAACAAATGGTTCAAACCTTAAGAACTAATATGCATCCCcacccctctcctttcttttctcctCACTCATGTCTGGAAATCTGCCAGATAGTTAGCCTTGAATTTCAATATGAGGTGTGCTCATACATGCTGTTCGGTTCCTTGAAATCTGGCAGGAAGACACAGGTGGGTTGAATATGCAGAAAAGAGTAGATATAATGCTTCACAAGTTCCACCTGAATGGCATGGTTGGCTCCACTTCATTACTGATCATACAGGAGATGAGGTAAGTTCAGTTATCCCTAGGTAGTGTCATCTGGTCTGCAAATTCGCAGCTCCAAGATAATAATGTGGGCTTTGTTGCAGCTTCTTTTGCTGAAACCGAGAAGGTATGGTGTTGAACACAAAGAAAATTTATCAGGAGAGGGTGAACAGTATATCTATCATTCCAAGGGACATGCACTTAATCCAGGACAGAGAAACTGGACAAGGTACCAACCATGGCAATCCAAGCTTGAACCATAATTACAGTCCATCTGTGTTGAAAATTTTCCTGAATGTTGGTTTTGACATTCTGGATAAATGATTTGCATTCGCATTGAGGGGGGTGCTTTTTCCCGTTGAATAAAATGAATTATTAGCTATTCTGTTCGACAAACTCACTTTGTAATTCAAATGTTTCCTTACAGAGTCACAAATTTCCATTTATCTGCGTGAATACGTTTTCTGGGATTAGTGTGTTTTTTGTTGGCGTCTATTACACCCTATACTTTCTATTGAGAAATCGCAATCACATCTTATACTACTTAAAGCTATATGCATGTAcgtaggggtggcaatgggtagggtttggagccaaccctaaccctactcgTGGGTTGAAAATATCTCAACCGTAACCCTACCCGTTCTTAACCCGCGGATACccgaccctacccgcgggttacaaaaaaagaaataatattattatataacttgatgataatttaaaataaaattgacttttatgtaaaaaagtttattaaattatcaattaatgatcttcttttaatGACTAAGAATTTTTTGCATTTAATAAGAGGTCTTTAGTTCAACAttcacttaaaacatatttttatatatataacatataGTACGGGTTAGTCGGGTAGGGTTGAGGTTCAACTcgcaccctacccgacccgcacgaGAACTCTACCCGCACCCTACTCTACCTGCTGCGGACGGATTGACAACCCTACCCGACCGGGTGGGGTCGGATTGGGTATCCGCGGGTAGGGTACATGTTGTCACCCTACATGTACGTATGAAACCCACGTCTTTTGCCTTAAAAATAGTTTTCAATGTATTACGGTTTATGATTACATAGTTCCctctttgaaaataaaaatattcattTGAGGTTACGATGCTCATTTTCATTTTTGGCAGAACACATTTATATATGTGGTGAATTTTAGTATGTCTATCTTTATAGTGATTACAGTAGCTATGTAatagtattaaaattaaatattttttatattttaataactNNNNNNNNNNNNNNNNNNNNNNNNNNNNNNNNNNNNNNNNNNNNNNNNNNNNNNNNNNNNNNNNNNNNNNNNNNNNNNNNNNNNNNNNNNNNNNNNNNNNNNNNNNNNNNNNNNNNNNNNNNNNNNNNNNNNNNNNNNNNNNNNNNNNNNNNNNNNNNNNNNNNNNNNNNNNNNNNNNNNNNNNNNNNNNNNNNNNNNNNNNNNNNNNNNNNNNNNNNNNNNNNNNNNNNNNNNNNNNNNNNNNNNNNNNNNNNNNNNNNNNNNNNNNNNNNNNNCATTAAAAACCTGACCCCACGTGAAGAAGATTAGAAGCATGGTGGTAAGAACTAAATCGCTAATTAAACTGATCAGATTATTGgtttattaatttattggtttaactgataaattattagttaaattggtaaaattagttctaagtaaataaaaaatataaaaataattttttttttcattataataAAATAAGTTTATTTACCATATTCTAGTGTTAATGCATATGTTTAGTGGTGTATCACAAATAATATCAAAGGTAGATCAATTTTAACTTGCAAGAATTCGTCTCATATGTATCATTATGTACCAAAGTGCATACAATATGGTTGACGAATATCATGTTATGAAAGAGTTTAATCAAAGTTAAAATTCAAATCCAGCAGCCAAGCTTCTAATCTACAAAATGCTAAAACCTTTGATGATAATTTGCATGGTAATAGAAATACTATAACGACAAATAATTCTCTAAAAGGTGTTATTATATATTCCCAAACCATTTTTATGTGTCATGTACATGTACAAGCCACCACaaatgcccaaaactggcatgTTTCATCACAAAGTAAATAACACAATACCTATAACTAAATCTAAGTAGGGCAACTTATTAAGCAACTGATATATCGCTTCTATGGAGTAACAACCTCAAGCCTTGTTTGGTGCTTCTCCAACTTTCTGCAGCAAGACATGACAAGATGAGTCCTAAGCAAATTGATATGATGCACagaaaattcgaaaataaaatttgtGAATGATATATGAATAGTAAAATATGCATTTAGCCTAATCATGCCAGTCACATTTAGCATATCTAACTGAAATTCGGAACCTCATGAACTAGGTTGGTAATTTCATGAATTGAAGAAAGAGAACCCAAACTTAGAAACCATGCCAATTACAATTCAGTAATGATATATCTTCCTGAACATCTTCCGCAAATTCAGAGTGTAAGAAGCAGTCACAAAACTGAATTCGGACTTCCAATGAAGGTAAATTTATGTACCTCTTCTTTGTTGCCCTTTCCTCTAGTGAAGAACTTGCAAGTCCCATAGATGAATGCGCCCCACCCAGCCAACGAAACAAACACAAACTGCAATGGCAGAAGATTCAGAAATACTTAAAATATTACCATAAACAAATATCTGGGAAACAAGACAATGAAGTAACtaaaaatataacataaatatAACACAAATAAACAGAATTTCATAATCAAGAATTAACAAATATATCATAAACAGAATAACTAAAAAATCAGAGATAATGCAGAACGCAGAGAAGTGAAGAATGAGCAATGAAAAGACCACCAACCTGTCCGACAGTCCGAGAGAGGACGGCGAGGACGCAACGAAGAGGACGGCTTGCGACCCAAAACGCGACGGTGAGATGAGGTTGAAACGTCGTCGGAGGCGCACCGGAGACGAAGAAGACGACAGGCCGGCGGTGAGGTGATGTAAGGTGAGGTTTTCTTGAAGGGATTAGCGTTAGGAAAAAGGAGTATTCAACTAATTCgagtgttttctttttcaaactcaaaacgacgtcgttttggaaaagaaaagaaaaagagcttcAAACCAGCCGGTTACATAAAACTGCCATTCTGATTTTTATCAAAATCGGACACTTTAACCCGATCTTTACCAGTTGTGTTCCTTATCCAGTCAGAATGACCAATCAAACCGGCCAAGTGACCAATTTACTGATTTTCTAGTCAAACCAACCGGTTTGGTCCGATTCTTACCACTATTATTAGAAGAGTACTAAAGAACAAATTTTTCGTTGAAAGTTTTGAATAAAGTTGTCCAAATATTTGTGGATGCTTAGATGATTAAATTTTGACCAACACATTCGCCCGTAATTTAGCAAAGTTGTTTCTATTGTTTTCAATTATTAGAAGATAATTTCGTCGATTGATAGAGAAATGGGATATTCCACAAACATGaccaaaaataatttagtaaagtTCCAAATTCCAATATAAAGAAGGAGActaaaattaaaagaacaaaagcTAAAAAAACCGCAACCAATCTTAAGACAGTTCTTGATATTTAACAATTCTTCTTTCACGCCCTCGCTCGCACTTGAAAAAGACCAGTCTCAGACAGTTCCTACCATAAAGCCATCTTCCTTACCAGCTGCTACATATTTCATTACAATCAGGTGACTGGAATATTTCTTCTTTCTATCTACCTCCTAAACATGCCAGAATGTTGTAGCGTTCTGCAGTAATCCAATATGGTTGGGGAACTCTTTATTTGTTCCCATATTTTGACTGAATTCTTCAACCATTCACGCTCAGACACAGGTCTCACGAAAGATGGCGGCTTCATCGACAAAATCTATAAGACAGTAAACACATCCCGCCATGTCAGAGCAAAGGTAATATAACAAAGGCTAAAAAAATTGGTAATATAAACGAGgctaaaagttaaaaattaagaGTAATACACATTGTGTGTGTAGAGAGGAGGGgggagagagatagagaaagaaaCCTGATCCCGTAATTTCCATAATGCAGATATGTAACTTTCATGCCGAGCTCTTGGGTTTTCTTCCTTTTGCTTGAATGGGATTGCATGCATATTTAGCATGCCAGAATCCATATTACTTGCATGTTGCTCCCCAGGCTTGCTTCCAGTGTGTTCTCTGGCAAATGAGGATGCTTTGAAATACTGCAAAAGTGCCCTTCTCAACTGCACAACATTTTTGGGAGTAAAGTCTTGCTCATGCAACCTATAAAGCTcaaaagaaaatacatattagTGTTTTTTCTCTATGCAACAATCTTAATTTAGTTTAATAGCAAAAAGAAGTGGAGACAAGCTAGAATAGTGATAATATGATTTTATACATTATATCAATGTCAGCCAAATTACTCATGGAAACAAGAAATACTCTCTTGCACTTAATTTTTCTTTACCAATAATCACAAccgattaaaataaaaatattagttaGTCCCTCTTTGCTTTGTGATTTTTTTACGTTTGTATATAGTTGACAGTGTGGACATACATATAGTTGGTAACACATACCCTATTTCTAAAATCTTTCTAAACTTTAAAGGAGGAATTCCTGAAAAATTGTATGTTCAGCCAAGATATTAGAAGAAAAGGGAACTGGTCCGGCAAACAAGTGGCTAATGAAATCATACAACAGGGTCGTCAACTATTCACCATTTCTCATTCAGTAATTCCCTCCACGTTCTTTCATAGAAGGGATATTACTGTGTTAGTCAGAGAGTTAGAGACTATCAGTTGTTAGTTACAATTAGTATGCTAATAACTTACTTATTACCACCTTATATAAGGATGAATCTCTATTTTAAATTCAACGATTCTCACAATTTAGTAAATCTTACATTGTATATTTTCTATTCTATTCTCTCTTTTCTCTGAATACCATTGATATCAACACAGTTTGATGACATTACAAATAGAGAGATTTTTCTTACTTGGTGTGTACAAAAACAGGGGTAGCCATGTACTCTTCACGTTCAGGAACTTTGTAATCTTTTTCAAGCCCCAAATTAGAGCTCTGGGAAAGTGATGAAGCCGGCAAGGATGGGTCTGGTATCCCATGCTTCAACAAGTCAGCCTACAAGATAACAACTAGAGTGTGGTCACTCCTTTTTATACATTTATGAAAGTGTATCTGCAAAATATGTACAAGGATTTCAAATTAATCAAGAAGGCCTAGAAAATGCGTCATGtaaaatatttctctttttttttttttccatcaaAAACATAATTTGCTTGTCCATACCAAATGAGTCATGTAAAATTTACAGAACTCTGATGAACAAAGACCAATCAAGTAactattatgtttattattatCTGAACCAATCAATAAAAGAAATAACAGATTCCAAAAGCATAAACGAAATTTGAGAGTGCAGTTATTGTTATTCTGACAGTGAATGCATAGAGCATATAGGAAACGATCCAAACTAAGAAGAGCCTATGACCTAAATCTTGCTATACATTACTCTCTTTTTTTATCTCATATAAGTTTAGATGATAGGAAAACCAGATCACATCAAACAGTTGTTATAAAAAGGTAAGGGGTTGTACCATTTCCATATTTCAAAGGTCAAGTAAAACACTAATAAGATGAAGCAGCAACTATCACCATGAGGATCATTGTAAAATGTAATGGACGGCACACAAGATTAGCCAATACAAGTAGACTATACCCATTGAATGCATTGAAATAACAAATGACACAACAGCTAAACCTATCTTCTGAATAACAACATAGTTTACACAGATggaaaaattacttttttaattaTTGAACAAGACTTAAACCATCtgtaacaacaacaaaaaagttGAAGTAAATGACATACCGTCAACGTCAAATGCCACATGCTATCATCATGAACTCCATCTGACACCACCAGCACAACATGGCATATAGATGCAAGTAGAACAGCAAGCTATAAAGATTCCTTGCAGCACCACAACATAGTCAAATTCATCAGATTATAGCAATACAAGTAATAAAAATTATCAATTGTGATCAAGTTAATACATGATTGGATTTTCATCGGAGAGAAAGAGGGAAAAAATTGGGAGTCAATGTTTACCTGAATATTCATAATCTCATGAGCCAATTCAGCTGACAGTGATTCTCCAGTTATCACTGAAATCGTCGAAGAGCCATCCGGTCTCATCATCTCGGCTAAAACCGAAGCACTAAACACAGGCTACAAAGGCAAAACAAAAAGCATGAACCAAAACACAACAGTTCAAGCAACGAACTAAGATATCATGGGTGGCATTTTACCTGAGTATCAAGAAGAATAATACGTTCAGAAGATACCCTAGGTTCAATGCCAGTAGAACAATGCCTTGCCATGGCTCTGGTCTCTTCAGACTGTGTGGAAAAAGGTGGTAGCATCCCTGTAAGCTTACACACACATCAAATCAGAGTTGAACACATGGATTATGGAAACTACAACACAATAATCAAACTCAACTAGGAAAACgttaattcaataattaaattgCGTGAAGAATAAACTGACCAGGTGAAGTTGAATCAAAACCATAAATTTCGTTCATAATAGTTGATTTTCCAGCTCCAGATGGCCCAATCACCCCAATCACAGTGAAATCAGTATTCTCAGTCAAAAACT is a window encoding:
- the LOC107638890 gene encoding probable NADH dehydrogenase [ubiquinone] 1 alpha subcomplex subunit 12, with the protein product MASSVAKNILKSIREKGFGAFLRQLKDEGYLRCLPDGNLLQTKIHNIGATLVGVDKFGNKYYEKLENTQYGRHRWVEYAEKSRYNASQVPPEWHGWLHFITDHTGDELLLLKPRRYGVEHKENLSGEGEQYIYHSKGHALNPGQRNWTRYQPWQSKLEP
- the LOC107638889 gene encoding protein SMG9, whose translation is MASETSPSPKILLAKPGLVAGGPVTGKFSRGGAADDEAAQLRSRLPSVASLNLLSDSWDFHIDRFLPFLTENTDFTVIGVIGPSGAGKSTIMNEIYGFDSTSPGMLPPFSTQSEETRAMARHCSTGIEPRVSSERIILLDTQPVFSASVLAEMMRPDGSSTISVITGESLSAELAHEIMNIQLAVLLASICHVVLVVSDGVHDDSMWHLTLTADLLKHGIPDPSLPASSLSQSSNLGLEKDYKVPEREEYMATPVFVHTKLHEQDFTPKNVVQLRRALLQYFKASSFAREHTGSKPGEQHASNMDSGMLNMHAIPFKQKEENPRARHESYISALWKLRDQILSMKPPSFVRPVSEREWLKNSVKIWEQIKSSPTILDYCRTLQHSGMFRR